In Pollutimonas sp. M17, a single genomic region encodes these proteins:
- the rbfA gene encoding 30S ribosome-binding factor RbfA, which translates to MGRHKSKPNPGRNTRLADQIQKDLAGLIQREIDVSRAGLITLTGVELSADYAHAKVYFTVMGAEPEAATAALAEKAGWLHSLLFKLLHIHTVPTLRFIHDEQVVRGIELSQLIDRANRPQAEPFKPSEPEDPDEQP; encoded by the coding sequence ATGGGTCGTCATAAATCCAAGCCCAATCCGGGTCGCAATACCCGGCTGGCCGACCAGATCCAGAAAGATCTGGCCGGCCTGATACAGCGCGAGATCGATGTTTCGCGCGCGGGCCTGATCACGCTTACCGGCGTCGAGCTGTCGGCCGATTACGCCCATGCCAAGGTGTACTTCACCGTCATGGGCGCCGAGCCCGAGGCCGCGACGGCGGCGCTGGCCGAGAAGGCGGGCTGGCTGCATTCCCTGCTTTTCAAGCTGCTGCACATCCATACGGTACCCACACTGCGCTTCATCCACGACGAACAAGTGGTTCGTGGCATCGAACTGTCGCAACTCATCGACCGGGCCAATCGCCCCCAGGCCGAACCCTTCAAGCCCTCGGAGCCCGAGGACCCCGACGAACAGCCCTAG
- the truB gene encoding tRNA pseudouridine(55) synthase TruB has product MASRRGQMLDGVLLLDKPEGLSSNHALQRAKRTLDARKAGHTGTLDPFATGLLVCCLGRATKISGHMLEADKGYTATLRFGEETDSGDLTGHIVSQAAEGFSGVGRDELDAALEEFRGEIEQIPPMYSALKRDGKPLYEYARQGIELDRPARKVTIHKLELLSLDGLEADIAVQCSKGTYIRTLAQDIGRRLGCGAHLKALRRTRVGPFKLDDAIGLDALQAMPAPQTTLIALDALPAGLLPATTKQKDEEL; this is encoded by the coding sequence ATGGCTTCCCGACGCGGGCAGATGCTCGATGGTGTCCTGTTGCTGGACAAACCGGAAGGTTTGTCCAGCAATCATGCCCTGCAGCGCGCCAAAAGGACGCTGGATGCGCGCAAGGCGGGGCATACCGGCACGCTGGATCCGTTCGCGACCGGCCTGCTGGTCTGTTGCCTGGGCCGGGCCACCAAGATTTCCGGCCACATGCTCGAGGCCGACAAGGGCTATACGGCCACCTTGCGCTTTGGCGAGGAAACGGATTCAGGCGACCTGACCGGGCATATCGTCTCGCAGGCGGCCGAGGGATTCAGCGGTGTCGGGCGCGACGAACTGGACGCGGCGCTGGAGGAATTCCGGGGCGAGATCGAACAGATACCGCCGATGTATTCGGCCCTGAAGCGCGACGGCAAGCCGCTCTATGAGTACGCGCGTCAGGGAATAGAGCTGGACAGGCCTGCCAGGAAAGTCACCATTCACAAGCTGGAACTCTTGAGCCTTGACGGGCTTGAGGCGGACATTGCGGTTCAGTGCAGCAAGGGCACGTACATACGGACGCTTGCGCAGGACATCGGCCGCCGCCTGGGTTGCGGCGCCCATTTGAAGGCTTTGCGGCGCACCCGCGTCGGGCCGTTCAAGCTGGACGACGCCATCGGGCTGGATGCGTTGCAAGCCATGCCCGCGCCTCAAACCACTTTAATCGCACTCGATGCCTTGCCCGCCGGCCTATTGCCAGCAACCACCAAACAAAAGGATGAAGAATTATGA
- a CDS encoding NAD-dependent succinate-semialdehyde dehydrogenase: MTAQQLPLNLNDPTLYKTRSYINGAWVQANDGGTFAVDNPANGRVIAQVSNLGADEAQAAIDAADQAYKAWRARTGKDRAGILRKWFDLIIANTEDLAQLMTLEQGKPIAESRGEIAYGASFVEWFAEQAKRVSGDIMASPNPANRMLVMREPIGVCAAITPWNFPSAMITRKVAPALAAGCTVVLKPAEQTPLSALALAELAERAGIPAGVLNIVTADSDRSIAIGKALCASPIVKKVTFTGSTAVGRILMQQSAPTIKKLSLELGGHAPFIVFDDADLDAAVDGAMMAKYRNAGQTCVCTNRIYVHETVYGSFIEKFAAKVSALTVGDGFGDKVAQGPLIDDAAIAKVKEHVKDALDKGAQVKAGGQAHALGGRFFQPTVLSDISEDMLCMKEETFGPLAPVVKFSDESHVIELANNTEYGLASYFYSRDVGRIFRVAEALEYGMVGVNTGLISNEVAPFGGVKQSGLGREGSVYGMDDFMEMKYVCLGGM, encoded by the coding sequence ATGACCGCGCAGCAGCTTCCTTTGAACCTGAACGATCCCACCCTGTACAAAACCCGCTCCTACATCAACGGGGCGTGGGTGCAAGCCAACGATGGCGGGACGTTCGCGGTGGACAATCCGGCCAATGGCCGCGTCATCGCGCAGGTCAGCAACCTGGGGGCGGACGAGGCGCAAGCCGCCATCGATGCCGCCGACCAGGCCTACAAAGCCTGGCGCGCACGCACCGGCAAGGACAGGGCCGGCATCCTGCGCAAGTGGTTCGATCTGATCATTGCCAACACCGAAGACCTGGCTCAATTGATGACGCTGGAACAGGGCAAGCCCATTGCCGAATCGCGCGGCGAGATCGCCTACGGCGCCTCCTTCGTCGAATGGTTCGCCGAGCAGGCCAAGCGCGTCAGCGGCGACATCATGGCTTCGCCCAACCCCGCCAACCGCATGCTGGTCATGCGCGAGCCCATAGGGGTGTGCGCCGCCATAACGCCCTGGAACTTCCCCAGCGCAATGATCACCCGCAAGGTGGCGCCGGCACTGGCCGCCGGCTGCACGGTAGTGCTCAAGCCCGCTGAACAGACACCGCTGTCGGCCCTGGCGCTGGCCGAACTGGCCGAGCGGGCCGGCATTCCGGCGGGCGTGCTGAATATCGTCACGGCCGACAGCGACCGTTCCATCGCCATCGGCAAAGCGCTGTGCGCCAGCCCCATCGTCAAGAAGGTGACCTTTACGGGCTCGACCGCGGTCGGCCGCATACTGATGCAGCAGAGCGCGCCCACCATCAAGAAGCTGTCGCTGGAGTTGGGCGGGCATGCGCCCTTCATCGTGTTCGACGACGCCGACCTGGACGCCGCCGTCGATGGCGCCATGATGGCCAAATACCGCAATGCCGGCCAGACCTGCGTCTGCACCAATCGCATCTATGTGCATGAAACCGTATACGGCAGCTTCATCGAGAAGTTCGCCGCCAAGGTGTCCGCGCTGACGGTGGGCGACGGCTTCGGCGACAAGGTCGCGCAAGGCCCGCTTATCGACGATGCCGCCATCGCCAAGGTCAAGGAGCACGTGAAGGACGCCCTCGACAAGGGCGCCCAGGTCAAGGCGGGCGGACAGGCCCATGCCCTGGGCGGACGCTTCTTCCAGCCCACGGTGCTCTCCGACATCAGCGAAGACATGCTGTGCATGAAAGAAGAAACCTTCGGGCCGCTCGCCCCCGTCGTCAAGTTTTCCGACGAAAGCCACGTCATCGAACTGGCCAACAACACCGAGTACGGCCTGGCCTCTTACTTCTACAGCCGCGACGTGGGGCGCATCTTCCGTGTCGCCGAAGCGCTGGAATACGGGATGGTGGGGGTCAACACCGGCCTGATCTCGAACGAGGTCGCGCCTTTCGGCGGAGTCAAGCAATCGGGGCTGGGGCGTGAGGGCTCGGTCTATGGGATGGACGATTTCATGGAAATGAAATACGTTTGCCTGGGTGGGATGTAA
- the typA gene encoding translational GTPase TypA produces the protein MNRALRNVAIIAHVDHGKTTLVDQLLRQSGTFRDNQHISERVMDSGDIEKERGITILAKNCAVQYEGTHINIIDTPGHADFGGEVERVLSMVDGVVLLVDAVEGPMPQTRFVTRKALALGLKPIVVVNKIDRPGARPDFAINATFDLFDKLGATEEQLDFPIIYASGLAGYAGLTEDVREGDMRPLFDAILKYVPQREDNPDAPLQMQIISLDYSSYVGKIGVGRINRGRLRAAQDVVVKFGPEGQPIKARVNQVLKFKGLEREQVEEAQAGDIVLINGIEDIGIGCTIVDPANPEALPMLRIDEPTLTMNFMVNTSPLAGREGKFVTSRQLRDRLDRELKSNVALRVNDTDDDTVFEVHGRGELHLTILLENMRREGYELAVSRPRVVFKEEDGVKLEPYELLTVDVEDGHQGGVMEELGRRKGDLQNMENDGRGRTRLEYRIPARGLIGFQSEFMTLTRGTGLMSHIFDDYAPMREGGVGDRRNGVLISQDEGGAVAYALWKLQDRGRMFVSPQDPLYEGMIIGIHSRDNDLVVNPIKEKKLTNVRASGKDEHIDLITPIQLTLEYAVEFINDDELVEVTPKSIRLRKRYLQEHERRRASRDAA, from the coding sequence ATGAATCGCGCTTTGCGCAATGTGGCAATCATTGCCCACGTCGATCACGGTAAAACCACACTCGTCGATCAGTTGCTGCGCCAGTCCGGCACCTTCCGCGACAACCAGCACATTTCCGAGCGGGTCATGGACTCGGGCGATATTGAAAAAGAACGCGGGATCACCATTCTGGCCAAGAACTGCGCGGTCCAGTACGAAGGCACGCACATCAACATCATCGATACCCCGGGACACGCCGACTTCGGCGGCGAAGTGGAACGGGTGCTGTCCATGGTCGACGGCGTGGTGCTGCTGGTCGATGCCGTGGAAGGTCCCATGCCCCAGACCCGCTTCGTGACGCGCAAGGCTCTGGCCTTGGGCCTGAAACCCATCGTGGTGGTCAACAAGATCGACCGTCCGGGCGCTCGCCCCGACTTCGCCATCAACGCGACCTTCGATCTGTTCGACAAGCTGGGCGCCACGGAAGAGCAGCTGGATTTCCCCATCATCTATGCATCGGGCCTGGCGGGCTATGCGGGCTTGACCGAAGATGTGCGCGAAGGCGATATGCGGCCTCTGTTCGACGCCATACTGAAGTATGTGCCTCAGCGCGAAGACAATCCCGATGCGCCCCTGCAAATGCAGATCATCTCGCTGGACTACAGCTCTTATGTGGGCAAGATCGGCGTGGGCCGGATCAATCGCGGGCGGCTCCGCGCGGCGCAGGACGTCGTCGTCAAATTCGGCCCCGAAGGCCAGCCCATCAAGGCGCGCGTCAACCAGGTCCTGAAATTCAAGGGGCTGGAGCGTGAGCAAGTCGAGGAAGCCCAGGCCGGCGATATCGTGCTGATCAACGGCATCGAGGATATCGGCATCGGCTGCACCATTGTGGACCCGGCCAACCCGGAAGCGCTGCCCATGCTGCGCATCGACGAACCCACGCTGACCATGAACTTCATGGTCAACACCTCGCCGCTGGCAGGCCGCGAAGGCAAGTTCGTGACCAGCCGCCAGCTGCGCGACCGCCTGGATCGCGAGCTCAAGTCCAACGTGGCCTTGCGCGTCAACGATACCGACGACGACACGGTGTTCGAAGTGCATGGGCGCGGCGAACTGCACCTGACCATCCTGCTGGAGAACATGCGGCGCGAAGGCTACGAGCTGGCCGTGTCGCGTCCGCGCGTGGTCTTCAAGGAAGAGGACGGCGTCAAGCTGGAGCCCTACGAACTGCTGACGGTCGACGTGGAAGACGGCCATCAGGGCGGCGTCATGGAAGAGCTGGGCCGCCGCAAGGGCGACCTGCAGAACATGGAAAACGACGGGCGCGGCCGCACGCGCCTGGAATACCGTATTCCCGCGCGGGGCCTCATCGGCTTCCAGAGCGAATTCATGACGCTGACTCGCGGCACCGGTTTGATGAGCCATATTTTCGACGACTACGCCCCCATGCGCGAAGGCGGCGTCGGCGATCGGCGCAATGGCGTACTGATCAGCCAGGACGAGGGCGGGGCAGTCGCCTATGCCTTGTGGAAGCTGCAGGATCGCGGCCGCATGTTCGTTTCTCCCCAGGACCCCTTGTACGAAGGCATGATCATCGGCATACACAGCCGCGACAATGACCTGGTGGTCAATCCCATCAAGGAAAAGAAGCTGACCAACGTGCGCGCATCGGGCAAAGACGAGCATATCGACCTGATTACGCCCATACAGCTGACGCTGGAATACGCCGTCGAGTTCATCAACGACGATGAACTGGTCGAAGTCACGCCCAAGTCGATACGCTTGCGCAAGCGCTACCTGCAAGAGCACGAGCGCCGCCGCGCATCGCGGGATGCCGCTTGA
- a CDS encoding TIGR00730 family Rossman fold protein, giving the protein MSEMQVAAETLQEIGWGVSVFGSARIQPDTPYYALSEAIGSRLAKAGLTVIAGGGPGIMEAANKGAFEAGGNSVGLNIKLPREAANNRYQTHSLTFDYFYSRKATFFMHSAAYIALPGGFGTLDELFEVLTLVQTRKVPPAPIVLIGTEFWSGLISWIRSHLLANKLIGPRDLDLLTLTDDLDLVMAEIERFRLFHAEERDTAPALPE; this is encoded by the coding sequence ATGTCAGAGATGCAGGTCGCTGCCGAGACTTTGCAGGAAATAGGCTGGGGCGTAAGCGTCTTCGGAAGCGCCCGCATCCAACCCGACACCCCCTACTACGCGCTAAGCGAAGCCATCGGCAGTCGCCTGGCCAAGGCCGGCCTGACCGTCATCGCCGGCGGCGGCCCGGGCATCATGGAAGCCGCCAACAAAGGCGCTTTCGAGGCGGGCGGCAACAGCGTGGGGCTGAACATCAAATTGCCGCGCGAAGCCGCCAATAACCGCTATCAAACCCATAGCCTCACATTCGATTACTTTTACTCACGAAAAGCCACTTTTTTTATGCACAGCGCCGCCTACATCGCCTTGCCGGGCGGTTTCGGAACGCTGGACGAACTCTTCGAGGTCCTGACCCTGGTCCAGACGCGCAAAGTGCCTCCGGCGCCCATCGTGCTGATCGGCACCGAATTCTGGTCCGGCCTGATAAGCTGGATACGCAGCCACTTGCTTGCCAACAAGCTGATAGGCCCGCGCGACCTGGACCTGCTGACGCTTACCGACGACCTGGATCTGGTCATGGCGGAAATCGAAAGGTTCCGCCTGTTCCATGCCGAAGAGCGCGACACGGCGCCCGCCCTTCCCGAATAG